The Salvia miltiorrhiza cultivar Shanhuang (shh) chromosome 2, IMPLAD_Smil_shh, whole genome shotgun sequence DNA window TAGAGATGTCAAAATGTCGAGTGAGTCATGGGAGTATGTGGCTTGAATATTGATCAGAATGATTTCTTTAAAAGGTATATATAGGCCCAACCGTGATAAGGGCTATATTACcgttttaaatctatttttggattttttggGCTAAGCTAGGAGTCAAGTGGGCCAATACACATATTCATGCATGTTGGGTCGAcctaactttttttttccatGTTTGACAACTCTAATTCAGATGTTAAAAATAGACATTCATTGAATTTATACATGGAAAAATGAGATTTTTCTAGATTTGGAAACACAAAAATGATGTTCCAAATTAAGTTGGAAGTTGTTAATATTAGTCAATAATAGGATGGAATAATACCGGCAATCCAATCATAATGCTTAGCAATGAGATGTTGTTGGCTCCTTTTCTCAATGTCACATTCTTCGCCAAACTGAAACTTTGATTTCTAAAAGTCCCATGTTCCGAACCTAAGCAAGAAAATACTTGTGAAACGTGTCTTCATAATCGatgaatttaattaatgattttaGTCTTTTCAAGgattaattaaaacaataataagAGTAATTTCTCACCAATGAGTTGTCCATTTACAAATGCACGTAAAACATGTCCATCAGAATTCACTCTCATGACAACAGGTTGCGACTCATTAAATTGTTGATAACTACAAATATATGCACATTAATTATTGTTAGTAgttgattattatatatatagaatgcattttcttttttgtctttaaatttaaaatttcttgaatttgtaTCAAATGTTACCTGGCAGTGTACCACAAATAATCAGATGTATCTTTGGTGGTGTTCATTTGCTCTAGCAAAATATTTGATCTCAACGAGGTATCATCATACACTGCAATAACTTCATCCAATTCTTGCCATATTAATGGTGAGTTCAACTTTACAGCTGCCTCCCTAGTCCTTGTATTATATTCAGTGCTCACCTATTGTAGATCACAACgacaaaagaaagaagaaattgTTAATTATGTTATATACATACACAGGGAATTAATGattcaaataaaaacttctTATTGTGAGAAGTTTTGCACTGAACTCTACACTCTATAAATATCACAAATTATTTATAGCTTATTCTCAAACatagaaatatatatgtatggATTTATGAAGTTGTTGCATAATGTATTTATTCACAAACATGCCTTAGCTGTGTTAAATGCCTCAGTTTTGCAGTCTGGTAAGATGCTAATTGACTTGGGAGGAAGTCTATAAGTTCGATTTTGAAATTGAGCTTCTGCTTCATTTGCAGCATCTGTGTTCACGAGAAATGCTGCACATTCTCCTTTGATTCCCTTGTATACATACGCCTATTTTGAGACACATAAGAAAAATTTTATCAACTTTAAAGATAATTTTGATCAATTCATAGTTTTTAAACTAATAGAATATTTGTTAAAGTTACTACTTGTTGCAATGCACCCAAAGAGAAATTTGTTCTACTTCCATATAGTAGAGTCTGTGAACATAGTTTAACTGCTGCATGCAGCTCCTTCAGATGACCCCATTTTGGTTGTCTTATCAAGCCTGTTAATTTTAGCAAATTCAATAAGTTAGGTTAGTTATAACTCTACATTTTAATGAATGTTGCTTCATGAATATTCCATTAAGCTTGAAGCTAGTTCAATACGAATGTGGATCACAGGGTTTGATCTCaagattttttaatttattttgtaaaaatatGTAATACATACCATATTCATCTAAAGGAGCTTGATCATAGTAACTAGTTAGCATAAACGCAGATGCATTCCTTCCGAAATTGGTTCCTCcatgatactatatatataaaaataagtgaAATAGGAGATGTAATATTTAATTAGACATGCAATGAAGAATGAATTTTGTGGATTGGGAGAGACACAATGCATGTTTACCATGTAATAGTTTATGTAGCTTCCATTCTTGTTGACTATGAATAGAGCAACATGGTATGCGATGAATTGAGGTGATCTGACCTTGGTGATATTGCCATATATGTCATAGCTGCGTGCGTCGACAATTACACAAATTCTAGGTTATTACTTATTACCATAGTCTTTCAAAAATCAAGAAACATGAAAATTTTCTTACAAATGTGTCCAATGTTCAGTCCACATTGCTGGCTTGTTTGGAGAATTAGGTCCCACAAATGTTTCTCCACATGTCCTCCCATTGCAAGCATTGATctgcagatttaattaatttccacATCAAAGTTTTTTAATATTAGATTTGAGATGGGCCCAATTTATGGCCCAATAAGGAATTACCACGGGATCTGGAGCATCATCTTGCTTGCACATCACCCATGGCACACCAGTTTTTAGGCCCACAGCCATCGTAGCGGCCCAACGAACATAGGGAGGCCCTTTGTTGCCAAACCCTTTTTCCACATTTTGATATTCATTCTCGATCTGAATTCATTTcattagttatttttattttttaatgtctAATATGAtcgaaaattttaaatagagAGTCGAGAACCTGAGAAAGTATGATGGGCCCTCCTTGTGAGGCATATAATTTCTCCGATTTCATCATGTTCACTATTTTTGTGGTAAAATTTTGCATGTAAAACTGTCGTTAAGGAAAGTTAAACTAAATAAGTTTTAATTTAATGGTTTGAAATAAcaagttatttaaatataaaacaatatataaacgagagaaagagaaaaaataccTTAAAGGGTTCGTTATCAGATCGAAAAACAATGCCAGGGATGTCATGGAGCCAAAGTGGAAGGCCTCTATAGTAGGGAAaagttataaattaatattagtaGATAACATTGCTAATTAAATTTAGTAATATGGCTAAAAAAGCTTATTAGAATTATGGGAGTGAGGCTTTAGTTAATTACCCATAAGACCACTCAGCTTCGATGAAGGGTCCTATTCTAAGGCAAACATAGAGGCCTTGAGATTGCACTTCTTTGATAAATCTCACTATATCACGTCTTCCGCTGAAATAATACTGAACTTTCCAACCCAAACTTTTAGCATATATGTGTTCAATAAATACATGTAGATATATGTTGTATACCAAATAAAGTATTTTAATATTGTggaataagaaaaaataaaatgaaaatgaaaagtgttagagcatccacattgaAGAGCCAGTATGGACTCTTAAAAGTGGTCCCCACCATTTAAGAGTTCATCATTCATGTTGActcttaaattttgttttttattttatctttatttttaatgttgttttcaattaattttaacattttatttaacaatataattaaatttcatttaaattaaaatttaatactaCATTAATTGATGCAATTTTCAGAttacattaattttgaaattaatatcaTACATTTTGAACGTTTATGAACGTtcaattaacattaattaatgcaatttaacaTTAATTCTGATTACATTGATTGATGCAATTTTCTGATTACataaatatcataaattacattaattttggacgtttaatttatttattttttttatttatgcaaTTTTCTGATTGGGCCTGCTAATCATGTGCCAAATCAAAAGGATGTCTGCTTCGGGAGCATAGGGATACCCCACTGTGAATGCTCTTATGATATATGGATTACACGTCAACACAACGTTCACAATATGTGCTCTTAAATGGTATACGACATATTGGTCATTTGTATCTATATATTCGAATGGATGTATAAAGtagtatatatacaaataaaattttcattttattttatttattataggATCTATTGGTGTACCTGTCCTGGTTGGGGCTCGTGGATATTCCAAAATACGTAGGTATCAATCGCATCTAGTCCTCCCAATTTGGCTTGTGATATCAAATATGGCCACATCTGTAAAAGGATATAGTTATTTACATATAATGATTGAGAATAACCTATGGTTGGGTGGTTGGGGGTCTGCCTACCCTTCACCCTTGGGgtgattttgaaaaataataataataataaataaataaataatcccaTGATTTATGCATATGGCAATTAACTATGATGCAAACCAGTATTTTTTGGCGCAATTTTATTTCATTGACGAACATTTGAATAATGGCGTAACGTAACTTCAACGCACGTGTTGAGTAACACTTAATTTCTAGCATTGGAACTTATAAGGTGGAATGCCGAAAAGAGATAATCTTTTAGGACGTGAAAAATGTGTCACGgtcgaattttaaatttcttttttaaaaactgCCATTTTTAAAAGATTGTTCTTCATTATACAATTCTTGAAGATTACTCGAAATACATCTGTTCATGAATttatatgataatattatttttgttgcCTTTAACTACAATATAGATACGATAGATTTATTATCCGAATTTTAATCATCTTATACTAAAATAATGAAAGAGAGCACATCAAAAGACAAATGTTTTGTAGCTATagcttttttttcctttaatttTTGATAATTAGATGTAACTTTGCTAACTAGAatgtgtgagggagagagagagagagattatacATGAGGCGTGCTTCTTGTATAATGAATAGAGCCAGAGAAGAGAAGCTTCCGCTGTCCATTAATGATGAGCGACCTTCCATCATACGCCACCTCGCCGCCGCCACTTGCTGCCACCACTGCCATTCCCAACCACGACAACAACCgccacatcatcatcatcatcatcatcatcatcatctctcTTTCTACATATACATGAAATGAAAACGCCTAGAAATCACGGCAGCTTATGCATGGAATCGTTAGCGCTATGCACCCAACTTAATTCGTACTTCACAGGATATggaaaaataatagtaattgaAATCAGAATTGATGAAGATATATATGCATTAACTTTTAATATAGCTATCGTTAATTATAAAACGCCACTACAAAAGCTATAATATCTTTGTTTtctttaaatgaaaaataaattcaattcaGGTGAGACCAAAATATATAGAGAGAGCCACACTATATACCCATGCTGAGAATATATTACTGATTTTCTATATTTCGAAATGGGCCCAATGGTCAACATTATTGGTTTATGAATTACAATAACATAATCTATAAtctatctataatctataatatagtATCAAAAAGATAGCTTTCAATTTCGAATCAATTTCAACATCGAGTGGTAAATTTATAGTTACAATAAAaatgaaggtttatttataaaaaatagtattttttttgtattttctttatctttttatttttgttttatttatttctaaaattatgaaatttgactaattaaaaaatactatgcatatcaaattaaagatcacgataagagatttaatttgatatattttatgtagatatttgatttaaaatgtaaaagttatatttatttaaaaattaaaattttaaaaaaaatctctctcctctctcatcctttttttgaataattctattttttaattcttttttctttttatttttattttcttaacttatttttcaccttttcataatactactaatttttattattgtgaattcttttttattgttttattttttcaatattcaaattagatatattcagttaaaattattttttattatatttataaatataataattgagttattatcaatgttatataaatataaaatataaaaatattttctcaatgcacggggtgcaaatgctaatCTATTTCACGAGATAGTTATAAATCTCATTAGTACAATTCGTAATATAAATTGACAATCTGTCAAAATAATAACATTACATAAATATAATCTACTACgttctattatattatattgTGAATTGCTCCTTCttgaaatatataattttctttGACCGGAAAATTAATGAACTTACTAATTTTCCAATCTCTTCTTTTACTTGAGAGAGGGGTGAACCTTAGGCTTTAATACTTACATATTAAAGTCTGCATCATTTAGATGACCTTTTGagaatactaatttttttataaatgaataattaaataattaattccaAAGATCATATAATGATGAATTCGAGCCCGAGATATTTGGCACGAGAAATTAACCACTCTACTATATTtagttattattactattaagaCAAATTATTTTTTCGCAAAGGTATTCTCCACGTGATTATCTGAAAAAATAGTTTAATTAAAAGTTAGTCATTTCTAGGGAAAATTTGCtggctattattattattattattattattatt harbors:
- the LOC131011854 gene encoding beta-galactosidase 16, giving the protein MAVVAASGGGEVAYDGRSLIINGQRKLLFSGSIHYTRSTPHMWPYLISQAKLGGLDAIDTYVFWNIHEPQPGQYYFSGRRDIVRFIKEVQSQGLYVCLRIGPFIEAEWSYGGLPLWLHDIPGIVFRSDNEPFKFYMQNFTTKIVNMMKSEKLYASQGGPIILSQIENEYQNVEKGFGNKGPPYVRWAATMAVGLKTGVPWVMCKQDDAPDPVINACNGRTCGETFVGPNSPNKPAMWTEHWTHFYDIYGNITKVRSPQFIAYHVALFIVNKNGSYINYYMYHGGTNFGRNASAFMLTSYYDQAPLDEYGLIRQPKWGHLKELHAAVKLCSQTLLYGSRTNFSLGALQQAYVYKGIKGECAAFLVNTDAANEAEAQFQNRTYRLPPKSISILPDCKTEAFNTAKVSTEYNTRTREAAVKLNSPLIWQELDEVIAVYDDTSLRSNILLEQMNTTKDTSDYLWYTASYQQFNESQPVVMRVNSDGHVLRAFVNGQLIGSEHGTFRNQSFSLAKNVTLRKGANNISLLSIMIGLPDSGAYMERKAFGLTNVRIGDKDLSNYSWGYQVGLLGENQHLYTIEGSIKVKWHKFTSSPRPLRWYKSKFDAPKGNDPIALNLGSMGKGEAWVNGESIGRYWISFVTPQGSPYQTWYHVPRSFLKPRDNLLVVFEEEMGNPLGISIDIVSISKVCGHVSTSNPPLIDSYVKHIGRRPRVELHCPSNKNISNILFASFGSPLGDCNNHVVGRCHSINSTSIVERACLGKKMCSIPSSHKIFGGDPCPGVLKDLLIEAHCQ